The DNA window ACGGGTCCATggttctgaaaataaataagtttctgtcaaaaatattctataatttatactatgtatctttaagtatttaaataaaagtaaaaaaattctaccctcaaatgggtccttaagccagttgagggtagatgaaaacattacatgatcaaataatctAGGTTTAAATCAGGTTGTTCAGTGActgatccaggcggttttgtatttggttggttaaaaTGATACACCGTGCATAAGGCTTATTTTCCGCTCCGCTTCAGGCTCCTAATCCGAATGCGTGGTTTTTAGCGCAAAATCAGCGCTATCTCTGTCAGCGTACATTCAATTCCTAGTAATGGCTTATATATCATATATGGATATAAAATCTATGCATATAGCTATTATAGTTGTAAAGATATAAGCCACGGCGCCATAATACTTTCTGTTAAGCGCCAATTACGTCCACACTTCACGAttatcagtcccgatttcgggcctgataatcgtttccCGTTTCatggaatatcagcacatcgttatcaatatatgaaatgtaaaatactttgtctctaattgccaattttcgatgttgtatatttttgcatatgaaacatttttttttgtcatttctaacattgtatatgtgctgatatttggcggaacggaaaaatactctttctcgtgcccgaaatcgggtctaatatcagtacccctagtgtaaatattttgtatgagatttttgactttccaaaacgtgccgcttggcgcgctgtttaaaaacccatacaaaatgagacttaacgcaaacgcgtacgtcacgtttcgctatcgactaaatttacactaggggtacagcctgatagtgtggatgtaattggcatgtTACATCTGGTTTTTGATCCGACCATTCGACATTGCGCGGTGTACGGATCCCTTGGAAcacgagtctgactcgcacttgtccagttttttttttaatgtgcttTAATACATTACGGCAATTCGATTAAAATTgtctataaagtaaaaaaatgttttacaggttttgtaaatatgtaaagCTACAtgtcaatacaaaaaaaaaaaaacaaacattttgatAATGCTTTTTCTTTGGAAAAAAAGCAAAATACTGATAATGAAGATCCATCCACCAATGTAcatgaatataataaatgttttagcAGAGCAAAATTAAGCATGAAGTCCgctatttgtacaattttatattgtGCCATAAAgtattcaaaaaaattacatcaatgACTGTACTGTGAAAAAGAATATTAAAgtttactgatttttaaaactgtgttttattAGTAATGAAATCAATAAAGTTCTCATTACATTTCTACAGAGCGTCTATCTTTTGCCTCTCATTTGTTCGTAGGGTCCACGTTTTGGCGACTTATAGAAATATGGCAAAAACAAGTACTCATACTAGTTGAGATTTAGTGGCCTTATAAATGTTACAATTTTCCCATACTTTTGCAGCCGGTCAAGTGCACACCTAGCAATCACCATACGTCCCTTCATCTCATCAACACATCCACCATTAAGGATCTCAGTTAAATGTATGATTAAACCACATGACAATTTCTATCTATCAAGACACCTTCAAGTATAATTCTAATTATGAGCTCTATGTACACATTAAATAGAAGTGGAGAAATAAAACATCCCTGACCGATTGGGGTGAgtgtcattatcttatctgtggtagAGCatgcaaaggaacgtcaagttttgccaaccctaataaatgctcgtagcaattttgagcTGAAAGTGCCCAAAACATCCAGTGTCACCCCACTGGTCTAAGTTTTTAGATTCGATAAATATAGGACGACTACACTGTTGACTcaactgaaaaatattataagtaagtaatggAAATTTCCATTGTAATAATGTGGACATTCAttagtaaaatatgttttacacaGCACGTTTATAATTAACTAACTATGCCTTTTTTACCACCGTTTCTTATTCCTTGAAGCCTTTTTTTCTAAGtgaattattacttattaatacACAACTAAAAGTGCTTTTcaatataaatagaaatattatatcaataatgttgtaattaaaatttgtaaacaAACAAGAAATGGAAGCAAAAATGTTACGGCGGCTGTTTCTATGTAGTAAAAGAAAATTACCAAGTCTTCAATAAAGTTGAATCGAAATTTCGTAATTTACCACTTTTGAAACAAAAACTATACACATCAATTAAGATTATTTCCTTGGGAAAAGaacaacaaattatttttactggTAAATAACGAATAAAACATCCCACATCCCAGTACAAAACagacatataatatatgtgtCAAAATGACTTTTTAATTTCTCAGCTTGACATTTATGTTTCGTTCATAAATTTTAACGATTATGACAGAATAAGTCTCAGTGGTTTTATGGTTTTATCAAGGTTTCATGATTATGAGTAATACGGACTATAGAGACCGTGCGTGTTGGAAggtctgcctaaaacgtagtgatAATATGCTCTTTGGTGCTGCCCATGAGTGGTCTGTGTGCCCGCTACACTAGCCTTATTTCGCATAgtagggtctgccatctagtggattaaatctaaaaatagaaACTTGACATAATGCTTCGCGCCAATGAATAAGCGTCTCCTGTGCCGCCGTCAGTTCTTGCACATGCATCCTGCCTATATTGTCAATTTAATTATATAGTGCCGAAATGCCGGcgcaaaaatgaaattcaagGGCATTATtagtaatttgtttttgttcctatagtctattttttatcccgtagactaaaatgacatttcatgtgttgctggttttttaagtcttataaatagtgatgtgctacaactggtactaaccgaaaataaactattgggagttacgtatataggcatgtaacaccatttagaaagtttgtatccaggtctaaacacaatatttctaatatttaaaagcgattttattgtaagattaacagtcacctcgaagctcataatgcaatttttaaatgtttgagtggattagtagtgagtacattttatttattgtttacttcctatcatgtagtgagtagatttcatgcatgcatgaactgtaggaggcagcacaggagctgtcagatttttggcgcgaagcgtaaatgtgatgtttattgttccgatgtagcccacaagatggcagaacctactatgcacaagaaaacacttgacatgtaaatgtgcctgtttatggttccgattcagaccacaagatagcagaccctccaacgcgcacggtcccttgCGTACGAATgtacaagtgtgacagagaggcaacacgtcgaacgtggttcgcggtaggtggGTCTATAGTTGCACGACTGGCTCGCTATTGTTGCGtataaccatagagaaataagaagtaatagagtgctcactccatacatcagttttggtaccaaatgattattatattctcagtcgacatctagcatcaagtagcggaactctcagtactgcttggtactgctactcgacaatagatatcgcggcaaacaaaaagtctaatgctcaacgattttcagctaatattataaccagagtaagtgtaggagtcagggatcggaaccgggttttttgcaaaaacatcgaaataaccatatatttcggtttattttatactctaaatgtaggaccatcagttgtgttttcagataacgacttcgtattattagattgcctaattagaaatgaagtaattaacaaagaacgaaaaaataccgttttcgttcccatacaaaaaataccggtttccgatccctggtaggagttgaaaatggagtaccggttactctggttataatattagcggaaaatcgttgagcattagactttttgtttgccgcgatatctattgtcgagtagcagtactgagagttccgctactcgatgctagatgtcgactgcgtatataataagcattttggtaccaaaactgacgtatggagtgagtactctattacttcttatttctctatgttgTCGTGATCCCTAAGCTTATAGGCCCTAGCTTTATTATGGCCCTATAACTTATATAAGCATTCATTCTGAGGGATAGGTTTCTTCGTTAAAAACGATAATGAATACCACTTACTATTTAggtcatttttattattattatttacataaatcaCAACTGTTTAGCTTCCAAGCTATAAGGAGGATCGAACGATacgttttttaaacatttagtATTGTGAAGAATCGTTTCATACATTCTTGTCCGTACAAAAAGTTTGAGCATATATTCATTTGGAAAGCATGGACACGGCATCTTCCAGGAAGGCACGTTTTTTAGTGCTCGAAATATCATTTCTGCTGGATTCGTATGAAAATAATCGTTAAAACacgttacaaaatatttatctaaTCTTTCCACATATGCTGGCAACTCGATCGGAGGTAATTTTAATTTCCCATAAAAAGCCGCCTCTGTGTTATAGTTTTCGAAATGCACGtatacttttgttttatttaaatcaacCATACGTTTCATGAATTCCACAAATACTTTACACGTATGAAACATCGAGCATTTAAACAGTAAATAGCTTGAAACGTAGATAATAGCATATGTATCCGGCAATGTAAATCTGTAATCGTTATCTTTTAAACGAATTCGATCCCCGCAATAAACTTCATAGCAATCCTTCACGCTGTCAGCcatttttaaaaagttatcCATATTGCCTATGGATTTTGGCGCGGGTGTCAAATCTACCAAGTATTTGATGAACAATTTTGAAAAACATCCCGTGAATTTAATTGCAGACGGCTTATTTGTATTAgcgtctttttttattaacttaatgaATTGAAGCATCGGGTCTAAGTTACAGAATCTGGATTGAATCATACCATTTTGATGTGCATCTTTTAAAACACAAGATATGAAACATAGAGACTTAAATGAAACTAGAAAGTATTTTATGCTGTCGGCGTCTTGAATAGCACTGTCGGTGTCAAAATCTATTACTTTAGCTAGCTTTTTGAATACAGATAAACCATTATCAAGCGCTTTATTTTGTGCTGTGGCCAATTTCGTCTTATCCTTATTTTTACCTTCACTAATTAACACGTCGAAAACCTCGTTGATTTTCTTTATAAAGTTTACAGTTGGTGTTACTTCTTCATCTATCAACCCATGGTCTTTATAAAAGGATATTGCTCCGCAGACTGCTTTACTAAAAACTTGAAGAgaatattcaacatttttctcTTCCTTACCAACTTTCATATGTTCATCAGTCAATTTAGACAACATTCTGCCTCCTTTTTCTTTATCCATATCATAAACCAGCTTGACATAATTTCCGGAGATCTTTTCATTCTCAAACATATAGTCACTCTCCAAAAATTCTTCTTTGAACATGTTCAAGACATGCAGGATGTCGAAGACGACATACAGCTTGCTTGTCCCGATCCTCAGATAAGGCTTCGTGACTGAAATAAAGTGTTTTGATCTACAATACTTCCAAAAGAAATCATCGGATCCCATCACAACCCCCAATACTTTCAGACCTAGTTTCTTCAGTTTCCCAATAATGTCCCTTAGGAATAGTTCAATATCATCAACTTCTGTCATGGTTGAGAAGAACGAATATGCTAAAGGCTGATGCCAAGGCACCATTAATCCTCTAATCATTGCTATTAAAGCATATGTAGCtgccatgttttttttgtcaccaTTAACATTATGCACTCCTATTATATCATCGTTAGCAGGATCGTAATAGAAATGAGGCTTTAAAGGCATAGCATAAAGTCCTAATGTGCAAAACTTTGCTTTGTTTGACAGCAATTTAAACTTTTGCTCCAGCAATATCATCATTTGTTCATCTAATCTTGGCCCTATCTTTAGCTGTATATCCTTCAACTCTTTTTCTTTTGGTAGTTGCCAGGTATCCATCAACATTCTGTAAGCTCTCGTGTTGATCGTATGTAGATTTAatgcaaatattttaaagtCCTTATCATATTTTGGCCCCTTCTGTCTGTCGATTGTTCTGTGTCGCCATTTTAAGAATTTTTCAAAGATTAATATTGGGTTTTGTAAACTAACAACATTAGTTATTACAGGTAAAATGTTATTCCTGACATTATTTGGCATATTACATTTAGATGTAACTTCATCGGTGGGTAGTGTAtcattcatattattttcaCTTACTTCAGTATTTCCATCTTCATAAAAGgcaaatatttttctattaccTAAAGCAATACTGTCTCTTGGTTCATTCTCACTATAGCATAATGAAAACGATGGCTCTTCATCAATTTCATCATCATAAAATCGCCTATCATCACAATCAATTTCAGAACAGACAAACATTTTTCTATTTGGTTTGATTCttttataaactattactttttcattatcattattaatttcacaaccatcatcatcatcatcttcttcaCTACTTGAGAAGTCTGTCTGTGATGCGGTATTTGAACTAAAAATGGATTCACCCTTTCGTTTTCTTGGGACATGTCTAGTAGGAATAGCTGTAGGTAGAGCTTGTTTAAGAACAGTTATTTGGCTTTCCTCAAAATGGATTGAGCACACTGCAGGGTCCCTTGGATTATGTAATTCATTATATAACTCTGTTATTCCGATAAGCTTTAGCCATTGCAGTCgcctaaaaaaagtatattttaattatttactaataaactACCGGGAAATAGaccatgattaccttttgttttcgagctccctatatttcgacgcagttataTACAAGATGAATGGCTCCTCTACCatcatcatactggcccactaagatagCCTACAACTATGGAAAAACAGATAGTACAACTACTAGAAGAAATGGAGACCatgaacataaatataaataaaatgaaggaAGAATTCAAAGACCAAATGAAGGCACAAACAGAAAAGCTCACCACTGATTTGGCTTCCACAATCGTTGACAAGCTGAAATCACTCCTAGAAGAAAATGTGGTATTGAAAGACAAAGTAGCAACTCTAAACAACCAAGTCCGAAGCCTGGAAAAAGAAACAAGAAGGAACAACATTATTCTTCATGGAATCGACGAAACAGAGGAAAATAATAACGAGCTCCAAAAACTGGTCATTGAGGCATTCAGCACGGTGTTCACAGCTGCGAGATCAGAAACGTTCGATAAGTGGGAACTAAGTGACGTCTACAGACTGGGCAGAAAGCAAGAAAAGAAACGTAGACCCATACTAGTAAAACTTACCCTCGCATGGAGAAAAACAGATCTGctaaaaaacaacaacaacagttCCTCCTGGACACCTATGTCACAGAAGACTTTCCAAAAGACGCCCTAAACACAAGAAAAGAACTCAAAGTAAAGCTGCAAGAAGAGATTAAAAAAGGCAACAATGCCGTGATTCGTTATGACCGACTCATAATCAGAGAAAAATTGAACCCaacagaaaaaagaaaaaggtCACCATCGATAACACCAACTAAAAAGACTCCGACGAAGAAGTGCCCCAGGAGGAGgcaccaaataaaataaataaaacaaatgcttTCGATCTCATGAACCGCCCAAGGACAAATTCGTAGCAGGGCACGAGCAAACAATAGCAACGAACGACGGACCCCCGGAAACACACCACAGTAGATCAAGCAACCAACATAAACTATCATTCCCCAAGACGAATAGCGGTCATAGTGGGGGATTATGACCGCAACCCTCCAACGAAAGAACCACAAACAAACCAAACAAATCATGCGAAACAAAATTCATTAGCCAGTAAACCCAGcgaaacaaaacaacaaaaaactaCACAACAGAACCTTAAACAAAGaaataatttcaaaacataTGAAGAGCCTGTACGAAGAAAAACTCAAATGACATTAAACAGAGAAAACATTGAAAATGTGCACCTATAATGTACGATCTCTAGCATCAATAGAAAGATATATAGAGTTAAACAACTCCCTCGGTAAAATAAACCACGACATAGTAGGATTAAGTGAAGTCAGAAGAATGGGCAGCAGTATAGAAGAGTATGAAAACTATATCCTCTGCTACTATGGAGAAACCAAAGGATTGAACGGAGTAGGGTTTCTAATAAAAAAGAATCTGAAAAACCAAATCACCAATTTCATAGGACTCTCAGAAAGAGTAGCACTGCTGCAACTCAACATAGAAGGGGTAGAACTTTAGATAATTCAGGTATACGCGCCCACAGATAGATCAAGCCATGATGAAATCCAAAAATTTTACAATGACATAGACAAAGCTCAATCTCTAGCCGGCGACAAAATAATTGTTATGGGAGACTTTAACGTAAAACTAGGTTACCCCAAGAAGGAAGAAAATCTAATTATGGGCAAGTATGGCTACGGGGGCCGAAACAAACGAGGAGAGAGACTCATAGACTATACATTAGGAAATAAACTCTCCATAATGAATACCTTTTATAACAAAAGATTGAACAGAAGATGGACCTGGAAATCACCTGACCAAAACACCAGGAATGAAATAGATTTCATAATGAAAAACCGACCAgcacatataaataatttcgaaGTTCTGAATAATGTAAGTACTATTTCCATCTGACCACCGACTTCTGATAGCAACATTTAACTTGAAACTTCCAAAAAAGAGTCGAAAAATCTTCCCATTCCTCGTTTAAAAGCCTAAAGACAGAAGAGGAAATACATAGTTATATCAGATGCTTAGAGAAAAAACTAGGAAACAAAACAGAAGATACAAGTGTTCAAGATTACTACAATAAGATAGAAAAGTCAATAATAGACAGCGTAACACAGAAGACTAAGACTGcccacacaaaaataaataatatctttagCGACAATACGAAACaactaataaaacaacgcaCAGAACTAATGTTTAAGAAAGACAAAGATTTGATCTTTGATCATGAAGAAAGAACTTACCGGGCTGTTCAAGGAAACAAAGAAATCTATAAGAATAGACTACAGGAATCACAGGAAGGAAATAATAACAAGGAACCTAAAGAAACAAAGAAGTACAAAGAGAGCTTTAAAAGAACTTAATCTAAACAAATCTTGGATACAAAAACttgaacaaacaaaaacaaggaAAGACGTAATAAATCATGCTACACACTTTTATGAAGAACTCTACAGAAAGAAAGACTATAACCACGTACAAGAGGAGACACCCATTGCAAATAACGTATACTTGTCAGTAAAGCAGATCGAAGAAAAAGAAGTGTATGAGCACATAAAACAGCTGAAAACCGAAAAAAGCCCAGGTCCAGATGAAATAACAAACGAAGCTCTAAAACAAGGTGCACCGATTCTGCTTCAACATCTAACACATCTATTCAATACGGTATTTAATTCCGAAACCATACCAGACCAATGGTGTACATCAGATATAATATGCTGTACAAGAAAGGCAATCCCTTAGACATCGGTAACTATAGGCCAATCAGCTTACTGGCGAGCACCTACAAACTTTTCTCCTCAATAATGTTAAGGCGAATATCCATAACAATTGACGACTCACAACCAAGAGAGCAGACTGGGTTCAGGGCAGGTTTCAGCACTACAGACCATATACAAGCACTAGAACAGATAATAGAGAAGTATAAAGAGTTCAATAGAGACCTGTATGTCGCCTTTATAGGTTATAGCAAGGCATTTGATAGCATCAATCACAGCGCAATCTGAACAGCTTAGTGTGGACCCAAACccaaaatattataaagaatATATACGCGAAAAGCACTAGCCGAGTCAAGCTAGGGCCAAgaggaaaataaataaggatAGAGAGGGGTGTCCGACAAAGAGATCCTTTATCACCCAAGATCTTTATTGCTGTCCTGGAAATCATATTTCAAAATCTCAAATGGGAAACAAAAGGCATTAAGCTGGAGGGCCAGTTCATAAACCATTTGAGATTAGCAGACGACATAGTCATAGTAGCCGAATCTGCAACAGAACTAAGAGAGCTTATAAATCAACTAGACGATGAAAGCACCAAAGCAGGCTTACAAATGAACACAAgcaaaaccaaaataatgacaaacagcaaagaaatacaaataaatattaacggCAACAACATAGACTATGTATGTAGaccgatatatatatttaggaaaACAACTGTCCttcacaaaaacaaaaaacgaaGAAGAGGTAGAAAGGAGAGCTAACATAACCTGGAGGAAATTCTGGTCACTGCAAGAAATCCTAAAAGGCAAATACAGCTTAAACCTAAAAAAGATAGTGGCAGATACATGCCTTCTACCGAGCCTGCTCTATGGGTGCCCAACATGGACTTTTACagataaaataaagataaagataagaaCCACCCAAAGAGCCATGGAAAGGAGCATGCTCAACAtaaaaaagatacaaaaaataaagagTATGTCTATAAGAGAAAAAACAAAGTTCCAAGACGCACTATCTCAAGCCCTCAAATTAAAATGGCGATGGGCAGGACATATCGCACGGTATAAAGACAATAGATGGACAATATTTGCAACGAAATAGAAAGGCCCTATTGGCAAAAGGAAATGGGGAAAGCCATATAAACGATGGCTAGATGATATTACAGAAACTGCAGGGAAAGCGGAAGACAGGCAAAAATGGAGATAGTTGGAGGAGGCTTACACTCGAAGAGGGatccaaattaaataaataaataatagtaaaactTCAAATGTAAAATAGGAAATGGaaataaaggcttttttatttatttatttataagatgggccagcgtatAGAGGGTATTGgtggatggcttatggcgcggtggGATGGTGATGGCATGGCCAAGGtatcggtttttcgtccgcataTCATACTGGAACAGcgatagtgcgtgctctcaaccatcgcatggccgtCTCGCTGGTCCTGCGATTAGCTATAGTGTAggggagccataaccatcgcatgggcatctc is part of the Cydia pomonella isolate Wapato2018A chromosome 27, ilCydPomo1, whole genome shotgun sequence genome and encodes:
- the LOC133532794 gene encoding uncharacterized protein LOC133532794 isoform X1 — its product is MQTPNSKPNFEVSRDKKVCCVKDCPAKDAEDVTYFSLPVNVERRLQWLKLIGITELYNELHNPRDPAVCSIHFEESQITVLKQALPTAIPTRHVPRKRKGESIFSSNTASQTDFSSSEEDDDDDGCEINNDNEKVIVYKRIKPNRKMFVCSEIDCDDRRFYDDEIDEEPSFSLCYSENEPRDSIALGNRKIFAFYEDGNTEVSENNMNDTLPTDEVTSKCNMPNNVRNNILPVITNVVSLQNPILIFEKFLKWRHRTIDRQKGPKYDKDFKIFALNLHTINTRAYRMLMDTWQLPKEKELKDIQLKIGPRLDEQMMILLEQKFKLLSNKAKFCTLGLYAMPLKPHFYYDPANDDIIGVHNVNGDKKNMAATYALIAMIRGLMVPWHQPLAYSFFSTMTEVDDIELFLRDIIGKLKKLGLKVLGVVMGSDDFFWKYCRSKHFISVTKPYLRIGTSKLYVVFDILHVLNMFKEEFLESDYMFENEKISGNYVKLVYDMDKEKGGRMLSKLTDEHMKVGKEEKNVEYSLQVFSKAVCGAISFYKDHGLIDEEVTPTVNFIKKINEVFDVLISEGKNKDKTKLATAQNKALDNGLSVFKKLAKVIDFDTDSAIQDADSIKYFLVSFKSLCFISCVLKDAHQNGMIQSRFCNLDPMLQFIKLIKKDANTNKPSAIKFTGCFSKLFIKYLVDLTPAPKSIGNMDNFLKMADSVKDCYEVYCGDRIRLKDNDYRFTLPDTYAIIYVSSYLLFKCSMFHTCKVFVEFMKRMVDLNKTKVYVHFENYNTEAAFYGKLKLPPIELPAYVERLDKYFVTCFNDYFHTNPAEMIFRALKNVPSWKMPCPCFPNEYMLKLFVRTRMYETILHNTKCLKNVSFDPPYSLEAKQL